From the genome of Spinacia oleracea cultivar Varoflay chromosome 2, BTI_SOV_V1, whole genome shotgun sequence, one region includes:
- the LOC110789518 gene encoding pentatricopeptide repeat-containing protein DOT4, chloroplastic: protein MIMRYSIYFSFKNAHNLFDKITHRRIFLQTSLFSLNNSTLYHHSTYLKDPSDFYGEFKDVKHWTSTISGLVNRNRPRGAIDVFKLMLMSKQRPNYVTVLCVLRSISALRWKNIAFGVHGLMIKMGFELEIPVVTALIGVYGNICAPFAWKIFFDVPMKDLVLWSAMVSICVKNGEYMGAIEVFRNMICEGIEPNLVSIVSILPACAKLDSLLLGKQVHGFALKTSFYYVNNIQNSLLDMYAKCRDFESATQVFARFLEKDVVSWRTMIRGCIENGYPREALVVFAEMHKSCSKIDNGIVCDVIGATSDTEEFLFGLGLHCYSFRSGYAVSVSVGTALLQMYAKFGEADSSRLLFDQLHPKDLIAWTAMISAYAQTGYTSEALNIFKHMQLENEKPNEITFVSLLQACSSSGTHEIGESIHGYVTKAGYLPNTFLISALIDLYCKFGRTDEGKSLFNESSIKDLIIWSSMINGYGLNGCANEALEIFSNMLNSGVKPNDVVFVSVLSACSHCGLEDEGWYWFNCMQEKYGFVPKVAHYACMVDLLSRQGNVKEALDFVYNMQVEPDKRIWGSLLAGCRETHGSIDVAERVAEQMIRLDPENTSCYVVLSNLYAEQGRWDDVERVRKLIDDTGMEKMTGHSTV from the coding sequence ATGATAATGCGGTATTCAATTTATTTCAGTTTCAAGAATGCACATAACCTGTTCGACAAAATTACCCACAGAAGAATTTTCCTCCAAACTTCACTATTTAGCTTAAACAACAGTACACTATACCACCATAGTACCTATTTGAAAGACCCATCTGATTTTTATGGTGAATTTAAGGATGTGAAGCATTGGACGTCAACCATTTCTGGTTTAGTGAATCGAAACCGCCCGAGAGGCGCCATTGATGTGTTTAAATTGATGCTTATGAGTAAACAAAGGCCTAATTACGTTACAGTATTATGTGTACTACGTTCTATTAGTGCATTAAGGTGGAAGAACATCGCTTTCGGTGTTCATGGATTAATGATCAAGATGGGATTCGAATTGGAGATTCCTGTTGTGACTGCTTTGATTGGTGTTTATGGTAATATTTGTGCCCCCTTTGCATGGAAGATTTTCTTTGATGTGCCCATGAAGGATTTGGTTTTGTGGAGTGCAATGGTTTCGATATGTGTAAAAAATGGGGAATATATGGGGGCTATTGAGGTATTCAGGAACATGATATGTGAAGGAATAGAACCTAATCTTGTGAGCATTGTGAGTATTTTGCCAGCTTGTGCTAAGCTTGATTCTTTGCTATTAGGAAAACAAGTGCATGGGTTTGCTCTAAAAACATCGTTTTATTATGTAAATAACATCCAAAACTCTCTACTAGATATGTATGCAAAATGTAGGGATTTTGAGTCTGCAACTCAAGTTTTTGCCCGATTCCTAGAGAAGGATGTAGTGTCTTGGAGGACGATGATTCGTGGATGTATTGAGAATGGTTACCCAAGAGAAGCTTTAGTTGTCTTCGCCGAGATGCACAAGTCTTGCTCTAAAATAGATAATGGCATTGTCTGTGATGTAATAGGTGCAACATCAGATACAGAAGAGTTTTTATTTGGACTCGGGTTGCATTGCTATAGCTTCAGATCTGGCTATGCAGTATCCGTTTCTGTTGGGACAGCTCTTTTGCAAATGTATGCAAAGTTTGGTGAAGCGGACTCATCTCGGCTACTGTTTGACCAGCTTCATCCAAAGGATCTTATTGCTTGGACTGCAATGATATCTGCTTATGCTCAAACTGGGTACACGAGTGAGGCTCTCAATATATTTAAGCATATGCAATTAGAAAACGAGAAGCCTAATGAGATCACTTTTGTCAGTTTGTTACAAGCTTGTTCTTCATCAGGCACTCATGAGATTGGTGAAAGCATCCACGGTTATGTAACTAAAGCTGGTTACTTGCCCAACACATTCTTAATTTCAGCTTTAATTGATTTATACTGTAAATTTGGAAGAACAGATGAAGGAAAATCACTCTTCAATGAAAGTTCTATCAAAGATCTGATAATATGGAGTTCAATGATTAATGGGTATGGATTAAATGGTTGTGCAAATGAGGCTTTGGAAATTTTCTCAAACATGTTGAATTCTGGAGTAAAACCCAATGATGTGGTTTTTGTATCAGTCCTGTCTGCCTGCAGCCACTGTGGGTTAGAAGACGAGGGATGGTACTGGTTCAACTGCATGCAAGAGAAATATGGATTTGTGCCAAAAGTTGCTCATTATGCTTGCATGGTTGACTTGCTTAGCCGCCAAGGAAATGTCAAAGAAGCCCTTGATTTTGTCTACAATATGCAAGTGGAACCTGATAAGAGAATTTGGGGGTCACTTCTAGCTGGATGTAGAGAAACTCATGGATCAATTGATGTAGCAGAGCGTGTTGCTGAACAGATGATTAGATTAGATCCAGAAAATACCAGTTGTTATGTTGTTTTGTCAAACTTGTATGCAGAACAAGGTAGATGGGATGATGTTGAGAGGGTAAGAAAATTGATTGATGATACAGGAATGGAGAAGATGACAGGACATAGCACTGTTTGA
- the LOC110789531 gene encoding elicitor-responsive protein 3 translates to MEGGFLEVLVVNAKGIKPRNLFGKPAYYVVIQCGAEVRRTKITKGYHHKAFWNQKFEFDLSISEWKNLTHLEISIMDDESYKDAGFVGHAIIFLGGIIAEGNDRGLIELHPSPYNVVLEDSTFKGQIKIGLKFEVYKKGHKKTKEESVQVMETGHDFYRSLFRVLKISWWRVLFPYGQY, encoded by the exons ATGGAAGGTGGTTTCCTTGAGGTACTAGTTGTTAATGCAAAAGGAATCAAACCAAGAAATTTGTTTG GTAAACCAGCCTATTACGTGGTAATACAATGTGGCGCTGAAGTGAGGAGGACCAAAATTACTAAAG GTTATCACCACAAAGCATTTTGGAATCAGAAGTTCGAGTTTGACTTATCAATTTCCGAATGGAAGAATTTGACCCATCTTGAAATCAGTATAATGGATGATGAATCTTACAAAGATGCTGGATTTGTTGGGCATGCTAT AATTTTTCTTGGTGGGATTATTGCAGAAGGTAATGACAGAGGACTCATCGAATTACATCCTTCTCCATATAACGTTGTGCTTGAAGACTCCACATTCAAAGGACAAATCAAGATTGGGCTTAAATTTGAAGTTTAT AAAAAAGGGCACAAGAAAACCAAAGAAGAAAGTGTGCAGGTTATGGAAACAGGGCATGATTTTTATCGAAGTTTGTTTAGAGTTTTGAAGATATCATGGTGGAGAGTACTTTTTCCGTACGGTCAATATTGa
- the LOC130467688 gene encoding pollen-specific leucine-rich repeat extensin-like protein 3 — translation MRSFQPYQHHNHHLYYRPPPSTQPPLLPTPSHYHNPPPFRSHQPPTLPPKPHNYHRQLPTPLPNYHNVLISTSPVDHHSTLSPPAELRVYSPSSPFYSPVSPNYCGAYYYPHCTTTCSPDDDHNAAYSSWSPKYSLPSPVFIPPPSPSPSPPPSPVRVEESSSKSPVESPPSSPVYSPTCSPSVDYSIAYSPSYVPYTP, via the coding sequence ATGAGATCTTTTCAGCCCTACCAACACCACAACCACCACCTGTATTATCGTCCTCCACCCTCTACACAACCACCGCTACTACCTACACCATCTCACTACCACAATCCACCGCCTTTTCGCTCTCATCAACCCCCAACATTACCCCCAAAACCACATAATTACCACCGCCAATTACCCACCCCACTTCCAAATTACCACAATGTCTTAATTTCTACCTCACCTGTTGATCATCATTCCACATTATCACCACCAGCTGAACTCCGAGTTTACTCACCTTCATCGCCTTTTTACTCTCCGGTATCACCCAATTACTGCGGCGCGTATTATTACCCTCATTGCACCACCACTTGTTCACCTGACGATGATCATAATGCAGCTTATTCGTCTTGGTCTCCCAAATACTCCTTACCCTCTCCTGTCTTCATACCACCGCCATCGCCATCGCCATCGCCACCGCCGTCTCCCGTTCGCGTCGAGGAGTCGTCGTCCAAGTCTCCTGTTGAATCGCCTCCCTCGTCTCCTGTCTACTCACCAACGTGCTCGCCGTCGGTGGATTACTCAATTGCATACTCACCTTCTTACGTGCCTTACACCCCTTAG